The following proteins are co-located in the Candidatus Accumulibacter cognatus genome:
- a CDS encoding SHOCT domain-containing protein yields MRALSSTGQQAINDLAQRYSFTPAAVLHMLDAVSNARGSMAQFNHPEFGGAGQWMRGGMTMLSEMFNHSLKGRVDGLCHDLAALLASEPDLLRGGSFQSQSQGGGYSQQQSHDSGQLGGSFSDARQLQDGAGPVGPVSLFVPPTAGDAGDWWGGDLRWPTSTGAQNGVRYAYFAQARRLAIELGGRVTIYDTLDHQIGGFSQQQGLGGSLTFSSQYGLVDVASLPVVAVDGHLQAAAIPPPAAAPSSAPPSDSRGAHPSCGGSDIFALIERLADLHAKGILSAEEFAAKKTELLSRI; encoded by the coding sequence ATGCGAGCTCTTTCCTCCACCGGCCAGCAGGCAATCAATGACCTGGCCCAGCGATATTCCTTCACTCCGGCCGCGGTCTTGCACATGCTCGACGCCGTGAGCAACGCTCGGGGTAGCATGGCGCAGTTCAACCACCCGGAATTCGGCGGTGCCGGCCAATGGATGCGCGGTGGCATGACCATGCTGTCCGAGATGTTCAACCATTCCCTGAAAGGCCGCGTCGACGGGCTCTGTCATGACCTCGCCGCCCTGTTGGCCAGCGAGCCCGACCTCCTTCGGGGAGGCAGCTTTCAATCGCAGAGCCAGGGTGGCGGCTACAGCCAACAGCAGAGCCACGACAGCGGCCAGCTCGGCGGCAGCTTCAGTGACGCTCGACAGCTACAGGATGGCGCTGGGCCGGTCGGTCCGGTGAGCCTGTTCGTGCCGCCCACGGCCGGGGATGCCGGTGATTGGTGGGGCGGGGACCTGCGCTGGCCGACCAGCACCGGTGCGCAGAACGGCGTCCGCTACGCCTACTTCGCCCAGGCCCGCCGGCTAGCGATCGAGCTTGGCGGCCGGGTGACGATCTACGATACGCTCGATCATCAGATCGGCGGTTTCTCGCAGCAGCAAGGCCTTGGCGGGTCGCTGACGTTTTCCAGCCAGTACGGCCTGGTGGACGTGGCCAGCCTGCCGGTCGTCGCGGTGGACGGCCACCTCCAGGCTGCGGCCATTCCCCCCCCCGCCGCCGCCCCCTCGTCAGCGCCGCCTTCGGATTCCCGCGGCGCGCACCCGTCCTGCGGTGGGAGCGACATCTTCGCGCTCATCGAGCGGCTGGCCGACCTGCACGCCAAGGGGATTCTCAGCGCCGAAGAGTTTGCTGCCAAGAAGACCGAACTACTGAGCCGGATCTAG
- a CDS encoding chemotaxis protein CheW, which yields MKGGAGVVECRFIEAFTHKVENVLDKLRNGEIPVSGELSTVMLACCDHLGALLDVLAAGLPQPDAAVQARGDALLATLTAQFLGGSLPAEDERHIETSGGGVVTTDAWHLSVRFGPGVLKNGVDPLSLLHYLTSLGEITHLTTLADTLPAADAMDPECCYLGFEIGFQTRASKAQIEQVFDFVRDECTLHILPPHSKIDEYMQLIKESPEDPMRLGEILVYSGALTQAELDTGLAAQSRAAVESDTLPPRPIGAILVEQKVVHSELVEAAASRQTVISEKKTREARMIRVHADKLDQLIDLVGEMVIAGASTYLLAQRSGRSELIESTAVLRRLVENIRDSALQLRMVPIGETFNRFQRVVRDNARELGKTIDLAIIDGFLTGVGPASYVVPLDSVVECIELGEVSASRNYLNLRGEVLPFVRLRELFGIGGEIPDRQNVVIVQYAGEKAGLVVDTLLGEFQTVIKPLGVLFKHLRGIGGSTILGTGEVALILDVPALVGLVTRLEDQRLTAPPAAERLAAY from the coding sequence ATCAAGGGCGGTGCCGGCGTCGTCGAATGCCGCTTCATCGAAGCCTTCACGCACAAGGTCGAAAACGTCCTCGACAAACTGCGTAACGGCGAGATCCCGGTGAGCGGCGAATTGTCGACGGTGATGCTCGCATGCTGCGACCACCTCGGCGCGCTGCTCGACGTCCTCGCCGCCGGCCTGCCGCAGCCTGATGCCGCCGTGCAGGCGCGCGGCGACGCCCTGCTGGCGACGCTGACCGCCCAGTTCCTCGGCGGCAGCCTGCCCGCTGAAGACGAGCGTCACATCGAAACCTCCGGCGGCGGTGTGGTTACTACCGACGCCTGGCACCTCTCGGTACGCTTCGGCCCCGGCGTGCTGAAGAACGGCGTGGACCCGCTCTCACTGCTGCACTACCTGACCTCGCTGGGCGAGATCACTCACCTGACCACGCTCGCCGACACCCTGCCCGCGGCCGACGCGATGGACCCCGAATGCTGCTACCTCGGTTTCGAGATCGGCTTCCAGACGCGTGCCAGCAAAGCCCAGATCGAACAGGTCTTCGACTTCGTCCGCGACGAGTGTACGCTCCACATCCTGCCGCCGCACTCGAAAATCGACGAATACATGCAGTTGATCAAGGAATCTCCCGAAGACCCGATGCGCCTGGGCGAGATCCTTGTCTATTCCGGCGCCCTGACGCAGGCCGAACTCGATACCGGTCTCGCCGCCCAGTCCCGCGCAGCGGTGGAGAGCGACACCTTGCCACCCAGACCGATCGGCGCCATCCTCGTCGAGCAGAAGGTGGTGCACTCCGAACTCGTCGAAGCCGCCGCCAGCCGGCAGACGGTGATCAGCGAGAAGAAAACGCGCGAAGCCCGCATGATCCGCGTGCATGCCGACAAGCTCGACCAGTTGATCGATCTCGTCGGCGAGATGGTCATCGCCGGCGCCAGCACCTACCTGCTCGCGCAGCGCAGCGGCCGGTCCGAACTGATCGAATCGACCGCGGTGCTGCGCCGCCTCGTCGAGAACATCCGCGACTCGGCACTGCAACTGCGCATGGTGCCGATCGGCGAGACTTTCAACCGCTTCCAGCGCGTCGTGCGCGACAACGCACGCGAACTCGGCAAGACCATCGACCTGGCGATCATCGACGGCTTTCTGACCGGCGTCGGCCCGGCCTCCTACGTCGTGCCGCTCGACTCGGTCGTCGAATGCATCGAACTCGGCGAGGTCTCGGCTAGCCGCAACTATCTCAACCTGCGCGGCGAGGTGCTGCCCTTCGTCCGCCTGCGCGAGCTGTTCGGCATCGGCGGCGAGATCCCCGACCGCCAGAACGTGGTCATCGTCCAGTACGCCGGCGAGAAAGCGGGTCTCGTCGTCGATACCCTGCTCGGCGAATTCCAGACGGTGATCAAACCGCTCGGCGTGCTCTTCAAGCACCTGCGCGGCATCGGTGGATCGACCATCCTCGGCACCGGCGAGGTGGCGCTGATCCTCGACGTGCCGGCGCTGGTCGGCCTGGTGACCCGGCTCGAAGACCAGCGTCTGACCGCGCCCCCAGCAGCGGAGCGACTGGCCGCGTACTGA